The following are encoded in a window of Oncorhynchus mykiss isolate Arlee chromosome 11, USDA_OmykA_1.1, whole genome shotgun sequence genomic DNA:
- the fzd8a gene encoding frizzled-8a, which translates to MECYLSGIYLLLALAILPRSSGTTAKEITCQEIAVPLCKGIGYNYTYMPNQFNHDTQDEAGLEVHQFWPLVEIQCSPDLKFFLCSMYTPICLEDYKKPLPPCRSVCERAKAGCAPLMRQYGFPWPDRMKCDSLPVQGNPEMLCMDYNRTHSTTVSPVLSKPTNYPGKAFNPNKNNKGHNRPGVPGKYKPPAPCEPQCKCLSPMVPVNTDRHHLYNRVKTGQLLNCAMPCHNPYFTQDERTFTAFWIGLWSVLCFVSTFATVATFLIDMERFKYPERPIIFLSACYMFVSIGYIVRLIAGHEKVACNREYDVEHIHYETTGPALCTVVFLLIYFFGMASSIWWVILSLTWFLAAGMKWGNEAIASYSQYFHLAAWLIPSMKSIAVLALSSVDGDSVAGICYVGNQNLDNLRGFVLAPLVIYLFIGTMFLLAGFVSLFRIRSVIKQGGTKTDKLEKLMIRIGIFTVLYTVPATIIVACYFYEQHNRQSWEITHNCSCLSEHELNKPDYAVFMLKYFMCLLVGITSGVWIWSGKTLESWRTFCTRCCWGSKGTSGSMYSDVSTGLTWRSGTASSVSCPKQMPLSQV; encoded by the coding sequence ATGGAGTGCTACCTGTCGGGGATATACCTGCTTCTCGCACTTGCTATTTTACCGAGATCCAGCGGCACCACGGCGAAGGAGATCACCTGCCAAGAGATTGCCGTGCCTCTGTGCAAGGGGATCGGCTACAACTATACCTACATGCCCAACCAGTTCAATCACGACACCCAGGACGAGGCGGGTTTGGAGGTACACCAGTTCTGGCCTCTGGTTGAAATCCAGTGCTCGCCGGACCTCAAGTTCTTTCTCTGCAGCATGTACACTCCTATTTGCCTAGAGGACTATAAGAAACCACTGCCACCGTGCCGGAGCGTCTGCGAGAGAGCGAAGGCAGGCTGCGCGCCTCTTATGAGGCAGTATGGTTTTCCCTGGCCAGACAGAATGAAATGTGACTCGCTACCGGTTCAAGGCAATCCGGAGATGTTATGTATGGACTACAATAGGACTCACTCGACCACAGTATCACCGGTCCTTTCTAAGCCTACCAACTATCCGGGTAAGGCGTTTAACCCTAATAAAAACAACAAAGGACACAATCGACCCGGTGTTCCCGGTAAATACAAACCTCCGGCTCCCTGCGAGCCGCAGTGCAAGTGTCTTTCGCCCATGGTCCCGGTAAACACTGACCGGCATCACCTCTACAACCGGGTGAAGACCGGGCAGCTTTTAAACTGCGCCATGCCCTGCCATAACCCCTATTTTACGCAAGACGAGAGAACGTTTACCGCGTTCTGGATAGGTCTGTGGTCCGTGTTATGTTTTGTGTCCACGTTCGCAACGGTTGCCACTTTTCTCATAGACATGGAGCGGTTCAAGTACCCAGAGAGACCCATTATTTTCCTCTCTGCCTGTTACATGTTTGTTTCCATCGGGTATATCGTCAGACTAATCGCTGGACATGAAAAGGTGGCCTGCAACCGGGAGTATGACGTGGAACACATTCACTATGAGACCACTGGCCCTGCACTCTGTACTGTTGTGTTTCTTTTGATTTATTTCTTCGGCATGGCCAGTTCTATCTGGTGGGTCATTCTCTCTTTGACATGGTTCCTGGCTGCTGGGATGAAATGGGGAAACGAAGCCATAGCCAGTTACTCCCAATATTTTCACCTGGCTGCTTGGCTTATCCCTAGTATGAAATCTATTGCTGTGTTGGCCCTCAGCTCTGTGGACGGGGACTCAGTGGCTGGAATCTGCTACGTTGGCAATCAAAACTTGGACAATCTGAGAGGATTCGTGTTGGCCCCCCTGGTCATATATTTATTTATCGGCACTATGTTCCTCCTGGCCGGGTTTGTGTCCCTGTTCAGGATACGCAGCGTGATCAAACAGGGTGGCACCAAAACAGACAAGCTGGAGAAGTTGATGATAAGGATAGGGATATTCACCGTGTTGTACACCGTACCTGCCACTATTATAGTGGCCTGTTACTTCTACGAGCAGCACAACAGACAGAGTTGGGAGATCACCCACAACTGCTCCTGTCTGTCGGAGCATGAACTGAACAAGCCAGACTATGCTGTCTTCATGTTGAAGTACTTTATGTGCCTTCTGGTGGGCATCACGTCCGGCGTGTGGATATGGTCGGGGAAGACCCTGGAATCATGGAGGACCTTCTGCACGCGCTGCTGTTGGGGTAGCAAAGGCACCAGTGGCTCAATGTACAGTGACGTGAGCACAGGACTAACCTGGAGATCGGGTACTGCCAGCTCTGTATCTTGCCCAAAGCAGATGCCATTGTCACAGGTTTGA